A genomic region of Deinococcota bacterium contains the following coding sequences:
- a CDS encoding aminotransferase class I/II-fold pyridoxal phosphate-dependent enzyme, which yields TVNRLQAVAAEMTGFEAGLFMPSGTMTNQTALAAHTRRGEEVIAPAGAHIYEYELGSMAVLAGLMPRLVPAPLGVPEVRDIKAAIHRGVHQAPTGLISLENSHNKAGGTVVPLARTREIAELARAEGLPFHLDGARAFNAAAALAVSIAELCRGFDSVSICLSKGLAAPVGSVLLGSKDFIAQAHRYRKMFGGGMRQAGILAAAGVVALETMTERLRDDQARARVLAEGLGKMDGVEVDLKTVQTNMVYLSVIDAPALAKGLAARGVRVGALDAHTVRLVTHYQVGDEDIARVLAEMEVVLERSQTLSAQTSSAQTLGG from the coding sequence ACCGTCAACCGTCTCCAGGCCGTGGCCGCCGAGATGACCGGCTTCGAGGCCGGGCTCTTCATGCCGTCGGGCACCATGACCAACCAGACCGCGCTGGCCGCGCACACCCGGCGCGGCGAAGAGGTGATCGCGCCCGCGGGCGCGCACATCTACGAGTATGAGCTGGGCTCGATGGCGGTGCTGGCCGGCCTGATGCCGCGCCTCGTGCCCGCGCCCCTGGGCGTGCCGGAGGTCAGGGACATCAAAGCGGCGATTCACCGCGGCGTCCACCAGGCGCCGACGGGCTTGATCAGCCTCGAGAACAGCCACAACAAGGCGGGCGGGACGGTGGTGCCACTGGCGCGCACGCGCGAGATCGCCGAACTCGCCCGCGCCGAGGGCCTGCCCTTTCACCTGGACGGCGCCAGGGCCTTCAATGCGGCGGCCGCCTTGGCTGTCTCCATCGCCGAGCTGTGCCGGGGCTTCGACTCGGTCTCCATCTGCCTCTCCAAGGGCTTGGCGGCGCCGGTCGGCTCGGTGCTCTTGGGCTCAAAGGACTTTATCGCCCAGGCGCACCGCTACCGCAAGATGTTCGGCGGCGGCATGCGCCAGGCGGGTATCCTGGCGGCGGCGGGCGTGGTGGCCCTGGAGACGATGACGGAGCGCCTGAGGGACGACCAAGCTCGAGCGAGGGTTCTGGCCGAGGGGCTCGGCAAGATGGACGGCGTCGAGGTGGACCTGAAGACGGTGCAGACCAACATGGTCTACCTGTCGGTGATCGACGCGCCGGCGCTGGCTAAGGGGCTGGCGGCGCGCGGCGTGCGGGTCGGCGCCCTGGACGCGCACACCGTCCGGCTGGTCACCCACTACCAGGTGGGTGACGAGGACATCGCGCGCGTGCTCGCCGAGATGGAGGTCGTGCTCGAGCGCAGCCAGACCCTGAGCGCCCAGACCTCGAGCGCCCAGACCCTGGGGGGCTAG
- a CDS encoding shikimate dehydrogenase has protein sequence MKRAFLLAYPAGHSLSPAMHNAAFAHLGLAARYEALEVRPEALALVAATLRSDEVLGANVTIPHKEAVIPFLDGVDETAARIGAVNTVVNRGGRLTGYNTDAPGFGRALAEAGLALQGRRALLLGAGGSARAVGYALLRAGVSCLGVYNRSAERAEALAGDFAALGPVHALEAGALEGAVLAADLLINTTAVGMVRASRDPDASPLPPGVLPERGFVCDLVYRPAKTRLLREAEEAGLRTQNGLPMLVYQGAEAFGRWTGREPPVAVMMAAALTALEAAP, from the coding sequence GTGAAGCGGGCCTTTCTCCTCGCCTACCCCGCCGGGCACTCGCTCAGCCCGGCTATGCACAACGCCGCCTTCGCGCACCTGGGCCTCGCGGCGCGTTATGAGGCGCTCGAGGTGCGGCCCGAGGCGTTGGCCCTCGTCGCTGCCACCTTGCGCAGCGACGAGGTCCTGGGCGCGAACGTCACCATTCCTCACAAAGAGGCGGTCATCCCCTTTCTGGACGGGGTGGACGAGACGGCGGCGCGTATCGGCGCGGTCAACACCGTGGTGAACCGGGGCGGGCGGCTCACCGGCTACAACACCGACGCGCCGGGCTTCGGGCGCGCTTTGGCGGAGGCGGGCTTGGCGCTCCAGGGGCGCCGCGCCCTGCTGCTCGGCGCGGGCGGCTCGGCGCGGGCGGTCGGCTATGCGCTCTTGAGGGCGGGGGTGTCCTGTCTGGGCGTCTACAACCGCAGCGCCGAGCGGGCTGAGGCGCTTGCTGGCGACTTCGCCGCGCTGGGGCCGGTTCATGCGCTCGAGGCGGGTGCGCTCGAGGGGGCCGTTCTAGCGGCCGACCTGCTCATCAACACCACCGCGGTCGGCATGGTGCGCGCTAGCCGGGACCCGGACGCCTCGCCGCTGCCGCCGGGCGTCCTGCCCGAGCGCGGCTTCGTCTGCGACCTCGTCTACCGGCCAGCCAAGACCCGTCTCTTGCGTGAAGCCGAGGAGGCGGGGTTGAGGACGCAGAACGGCCTGCCCATGCTCGTCTACCAGGGCGCCGAGGCCTTTGGGCGGTGGACGGGGCGGGAGCCGCCCGTGGCGGTCATGATGGCGGCGGCTCTGACGGCTCTGGAGGCCGCTCCTTAG
- a CDS encoding metallophosphoesterase, whose translation MRLAIISDIHGNLHALEAVLRDLRSQGADEFVVNGDMVNRGPNNVAVLERLLAEGCVLTLGNHDDLIRKWVERDGDLPAAWFEDPFWEGTAWVARQLEEAGCIAALRDLPMTHKVTVTGAPTLLISHGSPRHYREGYGKFLSDADIAEIVQNHPADILIGSHTHRAMVRRWADYRVLNTGAVGAPFNGDPRAQYLLMTLSGGDWQADFRAVSYDREGALAAFEGLGYLPAGELSAHIFREELRLAKPLYAPFWMWTEAAARSRTWQSWRAFCRQAPDRFDW comes from the coding sequence ATGCGCTTGGCCATCATTTCGGATATTCACGGCAACCTCCACGCCCTCGAGGCGGTCTTGAGGGACCTGCGCTCGCAGGGCGCCGACGAGTTCGTCGTCAACGGCGACATGGTCAACCGCGGCCCCAACAACGTGGCGGTCTTGGAGCGTCTGCTCGCCGAGGGCTGCGTCCTGACGCTCGGCAACCACGACGACCTGATCCGCAAGTGGGTCGAGCGCGACGGCGACCTTCCCGCGGCCTGGTTCGAGGACCCCTTCTGGGAGGGCACGGCCTGGGTGGCCAGGCAGCTCGAGGAGGCGGGTTGCATCGCCGCCCTGCGCGACCTGCCGATGACGCACAAGGTAACCGTCACGGGCGCGCCTACCCTGCTCATCTCCCACGGCAGCCCCCGGCACTACCGCGAGGGCTACGGCAAGTTCTTGAGCGACGCCGACATCGCCGAGATCGTACAGAACCATCCGGCCGACATCCTCATCGGCTCGCACACCCACCGCGCGATGGTCCGGCGGTGGGCGGACTACCGCGTCCTCAACACCGGCGCGGTCGGCGCGCCCTTCAACGGCGACCCCAGAGCGCAGTATCTGCTTATGACTCTGAGCGGGGGTGACTGGCAGGCCGACTTCCGGGCGGTGAGCTACGACCGTGAGGGGGCGCTGGCGGCCTTCGAGGGTCTGGGCTACCTGCCCGCCGGCGAGCTCAGCGCGCACATCTTCAGGGAGGAACTGCGCCTGGCCAAGCCCCTCTACGCGCCCTTTTGGATGTGGACGGAAGCCGCGGCGCGGTCGCGGACCTGGCAGAGCTGGCGCGCCTTTTGCCGGCAAGCCCCCGATCGCTTTGACTGGTAA
- a CDS encoding CDP-alcohol phosphatidyltransferase family protein, whose protein sequence is MSRPTSKRQRALQGANARRGYVAHIYTASTVFFIALSAQLILQGRYTWALLMMAVTVIIDATDGSLARKLKVKETAPSIDGRRLDDIIDYVSYVFLPMLFALETGLLAPPAAAFAALAMFASAFGFSRTSAKLDAEGFFLGFPSYWNIVVFYLYLFETPPLLNTLIVLGLALMVFVPLRYLYLTRLPRHRPVNYVLALVWSALCLLALFWEPGPVQRAVLFVSLLYPAYYFIYSMILDFRSRAAAKEAH, encoded by the coding sequence GTGAGCCGCCCAACCTCCAAACGCCAGCGCGCTCTCCAAGGAGCCAACGCGCGCCGGGGCTACGTCGCCCACATCTATACCGCGTCCACGGTCTTTTTCATCGCGCTGAGCGCGCAGCTCATCTTGCAGGGCCGCTACACCTGGGCGCTCCTCATGATGGCCGTCACCGTGATCATCGACGCGACCGACGGCAGCCTGGCCCGCAAACTCAAGGTCAAGGAGACCGCGCCCAGCATCGACGGAAGGCGCCTAGACGACATCATCGACTACGTGAGCTACGTCTTCTTGCCGATGCTGTTCGCGCTCGAGACGGGCCTGCTCGCCCCGCCCGCGGCGGCCTTTGCCGCCTTGGCCATGTTCGCGAGCGCCTTCGGCTTTTCGCGCACCAGCGCCAAGCTCGACGCCGAGGGCTTCTTCCTGGGCTTTCCGAGCTACTGGAACATCGTCGTCTTCTACCTCTACCTGTTCGAGACGCCGCCCCTCTTGAACACGCTGATCGTCTTGGGCTTAGCGCTCATGGTCTTCGTGCCGTTGCGCTACCTCTATCTCACCCGGTTGCCGCGCCACCGGCCCGTCAACTACGTCCTAGCGCTCGTCTGGAGCGCGCTCTGCCTCCTGGCGCTCTTTTGGGAACCCGGACCCGTGCAGCGGGCCGTGCTCTTCGTTTCGCTCCTCTACCCCGCTTACTACTTCATCTATTCGATGATCCTCGACTTCCGTTCCCGCGCGGCCGCGAAGGAGGCCCATTGA